One Natronolimnobius sp. AArcel1 DNA window includes the following coding sequences:
- a CDS encoding HVO_0416 family zinc finger protein, which produces MASSPTDADDVFDQFLTNRGHSVEESGWEQEYNKKQCPDCGGLHDESATTCTVCGWDPRH; this is translated from the coding sequence ATGGCATCCTCACCCACTGATGCCGACGATGTTTTTGACCAGTTCCTGACCAACCGCGGCCACTCCGTCGAGGAGAGTGGATGGGAACAAGAGTATAACAAAAAGCAGTGTCCAGATTGTGGCGGGCTTCATGATGAGTCTGCAACGACCTGTACCGTCTGTGGGTGGGATCCGAGACACTAG
- a CDS encoding molybdopterin-synthase adenylyltransferase MoeB, with product MSDLRLNATQLDRYSRHVIMDEIGPDGQQRLLEGSVLVVGAGGLGSPAIQYLAAAGVGRLGIVDDDTVERSNLQRQIIHADADVGRPKVESAADYVAALNPDIDVETYDTRLSPSNVAALVDDYDIVLDASDNFPTRYLLNDHCVLTNTPLSHGAIYRFEGQITTFSNARTGDSSPPCYRCLFPEAPEPGTVADCATTGVLGVLPGTVGCIQATEVMKYLLGNGDLLEGRLLIYDAMEMSFEPVEIRHNPACPVCGDDPEITSVEDATYDGTCSLSAD from the coding sequence ATGAGCGATCTCCGCCTCAACGCAACCCAACTCGATCGCTACTCGAGACACGTCATCATGGACGAAATCGGCCCCGATGGACAACAGCGACTGCTCGAGGGCAGCGTCCTCGTCGTCGGTGCAGGTGGGCTTGGCTCACCAGCGATCCAGTACCTCGCCGCAGCGGGTGTCGGTCGCCTCGGCATCGTCGACGACGATACCGTCGAACGATCGAATCTCCAGCGCCAGATTATCCACGCCGATGCCGACGTTGGCCGCCCAAAAGTCGAGAGCGCAGCCGACTATGTCGCCGCGCTCAACCCCGATATCGACGTCGAAACATACGACACACGGCTCTCTCCATCGAACGTCGCAGCACTCGTTGACGACTACGACATCGTCCTCGACGCAAGCGACAACTTCCCCACTCGCTACCTGCTTAACGACCACTGCGTTCTCACGAACACACCGCTTTCACACGGTGCAATCTACCGATTCGAAGGCCAGATTACGACCTTCTCGAACGCTCGTACCGGCGACTCGAGTCCACCATGCTATCGCTGTCTCTTCCCTGAAGCCCCCGAACCCGGTACGGTCGCAGACTGTGCCACAACCGGTGTCCTCGGCGTTCTCCCCGGGACTGTCGGTTGTATCCAGGCCACCGAAGTCATGAAATATCTTCTCGGAAACGGCGACCTCCTCGAGGGGCGACTGCTCATCTACGATGCAATGGAAATGAGTTTTGAGCCAGTCGAAATCCGACACAACCCGGCCTGTCCAGTCTGTGGTGACGACCCCGAGATTACATCCGTCGAGGACGCAACCTACGACGGAACCTGTTCACTTTCGGCCGACTAA